GTTTAAAATTAACCGCTGACCGTGTGCTATTAGATGTACCTTGTTCTGGACTTGGTGTGCTAAAACGCAATCCAGATTCAAAATGGCGTGATACTCCAGAGCGTTTGCCTGTGTTGGTTGAATTGCAGAAACATATTTTGCAAAGCTACAGCCGTATGGTTAAAGTCGGCGGAATATTAATCTATGCGACTTGTTCAATCATGCCAGAAGAAAATCGCGATCAAATTGATGCATTTCTTGCAGACAATCCACAGTTTACGCTTATTGAAGATGAAAACATCTTAGTTTCAGAACGCGGCTTCGATGGTTTCTATCTTGCAAAGATGGAACGCATTAGCGAATAATTATTCAAATAATACCCATTTTTATATTCATTAAATTGATGGTGAGTAACATAAAAACAGTGCATTTATTTGCACTGTTTTTATTTATGGATAAATTTTGCTCGTTAAACTGAGTGTTTTGAATTAATTTACGTTAAGACATTGATTAAGTTCTCACAAATGCATAATCTTATTCATATTAGAAATATCTATTTTTAAGCATTCGCCGTAATAATGGAGCGTTATGGATATAGGACCGCATATCAATAAATTCATAGAAGATACAGACCAACATGATTTTCGTGAATCGAGTATCGAGCGATACAGTACAATACTCGATATGGTATTGCAGGGCCTACCATTAGGCGAAATGCTTCATGCCTTAGTATTATTGATAGAAGCACAAAAAATTGGTACTCGTGCATCAGTGCTTTTATTGAGTGATGACGGTAAACGGTTATTCTCGGGTGCGGCTCCAAATCTTCCTGAAGAATATAACAATGCGATTAACGGCATCGAGATTGGCGTTGATGTGGGTTCTTGTGGCGCCGCCGCATATACTTGTGAAAGAGTCATTGTTGAAGACATTGAACATCATCCTAATTGGAAAGACTTTAAAGCATTACCTTTAAAAGCCGGACTAAAATCGTGTTGGTCTGAACCGATAAAAGACAGTAATCAAAAAGTACTGGGCACTTTTGCCATGTACTATGACACGATTAAATCGCCGTCCAAGCAAGATTTTCACCTAATACAAGAAGCGGCACGTTTGGCCAGTTTAGCCATTGAACGAAGCCGCGGAATGCATATTCAACGGTTAAGTAGCAAGATTTTTAACAGTTTGCCTATTGCGTTAGTTATCACCAGTGAAGATAACTCGGTGTTATCAGCCAATCCCATTTTTAAATCCTTAACGTCTACCTATTACGCCAATCTTAAATTATTTGATGTTCATCGTTTTTTGAGTCACTCCCAACAAGATGTAGTAGCAGATTTATTTGAGCATTTAAAGCGCGGACACCCTTGGCAAGGGGAGTTAAAAGGTCTTAAAACCGACAATGATATTATTGATATCTCGCTTAATGTGACCGTTATTCGGGATAGTTTTACGCAACAGAATTGTTTTGCATGGTTAATTACCGATATTTCCGCCCGTAAAAACGCTGAAAAAATGATTAACTTTCAATCCAACTACGATCAACTTACCGGATTGTCGAACCGTAAATACTTGTTTGAAAGTCTACAAGCTATGATCGATTCAGAAGACAGCGTAAACGGTTGCAAGCAAGACTTTAGCTTGATGCTGATGGACATCGACCATTTTAAACAAATTAACGATACCCTCGGACATGATAACGGTGATCTTGTATTGAAATTTGTCGCACAGCGCTTACTGAGTGCCATTCCTGATAATGTCCTTATTGCGCGTATTGCGGCCGATGAATTTGCATTAGTTTTACCGGGTAAAATGTGTACCGAGTCATTAATTAGTCTTTTTGATGATCTAACGGATGAGTTGAAAAAGCTTTTTATTGTTGGCGGTCAAGATGTCATGTTATCCATGAGTACTGGCCTTGCTCGTTATCCACACGATGCTGATAATGTGGAACAAATATTAAATTGCGCCACGCAAGCTATGTACAACGCAAAATCTCGAGGCCGTAATTGTCTGCAGTTCTTTAATCAGCAGATCCAAAAAGATGCAGAAAGACATGCAGAATTGTACTTACACCTTAAGTCTGCATTGAGCCAGAATGAATTTGAACTGTATTATCAACCCATTGTGAATCCGTTTAGTGGCCAAATCATTAAAGCTGAAGTGTTATTGCGCTGGATACATGATGGTCAATTTATTTCGCCAGATGAGTTTATTCCTATTGCAGAAGAGTCTGGTTTAATTGTTCAAATCGGTGAGTGGGTGAGAACACAAGCAATAACCAGTATCATCGCATTGCAGAAAAGTGGTTATGCCATTCCATTTTCAATTAATGTGTCGACGATTGAATTTTGGACGACCGATCTACAACAACGATTTTTACGCTATTTTGATGACATTTCAAAGTTGTTAGGTGGCAGCCAGATCCCGTATCAGCTGATCACTTTAGAAATCACCGAATCATTAATGATGAAACAACAATCATCGATTAGCCAATTATTAACAGAACTTCGGCATCGTGGAATGAAAATTTCAGTGGATGATTTTGGTACTGGCTATTCATCTTTATCTTATTTGGCAAACTTCCCAGTGGATCAAGTTAAAATTGATAAATCCTTCATCCAGAAAATTTCATTGGGTGCGCGACATGAAGCGTTGATTGAAGCTATTGTCAGTATGAGCCGAGCATTAGATCTGTCAATTGTCGCTGAAGGTGTCGAAACTGAAGTTGAATTAGATTTTATCAAAAAACAGAATATTGAAGCGGTGCAAGGGTATTATTTTTATAAACCTATGCCTAAAGCTGACTTCTTTGCATTATTGGCGAAACAATCTCGTATCTTTTGATATAAGTGTTTGATATAAGTGTTTGATATCAGTGTTTGATATTCGCGCTTAATAAACATAAAAAATGCCGCATTTATTAATGCGGCATTTTTATTGAATAAAGTTAATTCAATGACTTACTCATTCAAGCAAGCATGCTTTTTGGTTCAGTGAACTCAAGGTTCAACGCTTCTGCCACTTCTTTACAGACGACTTTACCGTGCATTACGTTTAAGCCATTTAATAAATGTTTGTCATTTAATAATGCTTGTTTG
The nucleotide sequence above comes from Shewanella sp. Arc9-LZ. Encoded proteins:
- a CDS encoding GGDEF domain-containing protein, with product MDIGPHINKFIEDTDQHDFRESSIERYSTILDMVLQGLPLGEMLHALVLLIEAQKIGTRASVLLLSDDGKRLFSGAAPNLPEEYNNAINGIEIGVDVGSCGAAAYTCERVIVEDIEHHPNWKDFKALPLKAGLKSCWSEPIKDSNQKVLGTFAMYYDTIKSPSKQDFHLIQEAARLASLAIERSRGMHIQRLSSKIFNSLPIALVITSEDNSVLSANPIFKSLTSTYYANLKLFDVHRFLSHSQQDVVADLFEHLKRGHPWQGELKGLKTDNDIIDISLNVTVIRDSFTQQNCFAWLITDISARKNAEKMINFQSNYDQLTGLSNRKYLFESLQAMIDSEDSVNGCKQDFSLMLMDIDHFKQINDTLGHDNGDLVLKFVAQRLLSAIPDNVLIARIAADEFALVLPGKMCTESLISLFDDLTDELKKLFIVGGQDVMLSMSTGLARYPHDADNVEQILNCATQAMYNAKSRGRNCLQFFNQQIQKDAERHAELYLHLKSALSQNEFELYYQPIVNPFSGQIIKAEVLLRWIHDGQFISPDEFIPIAEESGLIVQIGEWVRTQAITSIIALQKSGYAIPFSINVSTIEFWTTDLQQRFLRYFDDISKLLGGSQIPYQLITLEITESLMMKQQSSISQLLTELRHRGMKISVDDFGTGYSSLSYLANFPVDQVKIDKSFIQKISLGARHEALIEAIVSMSRALDLSIVAEGVETEVELDFIKKQNIEAVQGYYFYKPMPKADFFALLAKQSRIF